The Erythrolamprus reginae isolate rEryReg1 chromosome 3, rEryReg1.hap1, whole genome shotgun sequence genome contains a region encoding:
- the LOC139165522 gene encoding toxin 3FTx-Thr5-like, translating into MKTLLLSLMVVAFVYLDLGNSIICYPCSALVCFSAENCPNATACYKKVSGGTISRGCTTNCTLPADGEATTYCAKDRCNL; encoded by the exons ATGAAAACTCTTCTGCTGTCTTTGATGGTGGTGGCATTCGTGTACCTGGACTTAG GAAACAGCATTATATGTTACCCTTGCAGTGCACTGGTTTGTTTCAGCGCTGAGAATTGTCCAAATGCAACGGCATGCTATAAAAAGGTGTCCG GAGGGACAATCAGCAGGGGATGTACTACTAATTGCACTCTTCCGGCAGATGGTGAGGCAACTACATATTGCGCAAAAGACCGGTGCAACTTGTAG